In one Candidatus Dormiibacterota bacterium genomic region, the following are encoded:
- a CDS encoding MFS transporter — protein sequence MPDRASPFRLAVLWFGIQSVWGAVLGISLQARCLALGGEHALAAYARISIAGALAAAVAQLLVGPLSDARRRAGDSRIAFYALGVVVGAVAIVGFYRASSIGSLVVWFALLQFALNVAIGPYQAIVPDVFEPGRIGRASGWMAGMQSAGNATGAILASVVLAPTALAFTLAAVLVGSAACTIAHLARVSLQPIHGIARLAVSRTLIDLFVSRALMYVGFYTLLGYLLFYVRDVLPKGFGIPVQLASGLCILAFTLLGALGASLAARPSDRFDERWIVTVGGAIVSIAIAVLALATALPVLPVAIALAGCGWGVFLCADWAFACRTLPAGAMATTMAVWNLAVVVPQVLAPLLATALLVRTGELAGPNGPRIAFGLAAVEIACGVAWIWRLPPSRAGHNRYDSASVRNCSSVSDV from the coding sequence GTGCCTGATCGCGCGAGCCCGTTCCGGCTTGCCGTATTATGGTTCGGTATCCAGAGCGTATGGGGTGCGGTGCTGGGCATCTCGTTGCAGGCGCGCTGCTTGGCGCTGGGTGGGGAGCATGCCCTGGCGGCGTACGCGCGCATCTCGATCGCAGGCGCGCTTGCCGCGGCGGTGGCACAACTGCTCGTAGGCCCGCTCTCCGATGCGCGTCGTCGCGCGGGCGATAGCCGCATCGCCTTTTATGCGCTGGGTGTGGTCGTAGGTGCGGTCGCCATCGTGGGCTTCTACCGCGCATCGAGTATCGGTTCGCTCGTCGTGTGGTTCGCGCTCTTGCAGTTCGCGTTGAACGTGGCCATCGGGCCGTATCAAGCGATCGTTCCGGATGTTTTCGAGCCGGGGCGAATCGGACGCGCCTCCGGATGGATGGCCGGTATGCAGAGCGCGGGCAACGCAACCGGAGCGATTCTCGCGAGCGTAGTGCTGGCTCCGACGGCGCTCGCGTTCACCTTGGCGGCGGTCCTCGTCGGTAGTGCGGCATGCACGATCGCCCATCTCGCACGGGTGAGCCTGCAACCGATCCACGGCATCGCGCGATTAGCGGTGAGCCGGACGCTGATCGACTTGTTCGTTTCGCGCGCGTTGATGTACGTGGGATTCTATACGTTACTCGGCTATCTGCTGTTCTACGTGCGCGACGTGTTGCCGAAAGGCTTCGGCATCCCGGTGCAGCTCGCGAGCGGATTGTGCATTCTCGCGTTCACGTTGTTAGGCGCGCTCGGCGCGTCCTTGGCGGCGCGCCCGTCCGACCGGTTCGACGAACGATGGATCGTGACGGTCGGCGGCGCCATCGTGTCGATCGCGATTGCGGTGTTGGCTTTAGCCACCGCATTACCGGTACTCCCGGTCGCAATCGCGCTTGCCGGCTGCGGCTGGGGCGTTTTTCTGTGCGCCGACTGGGCCTTCGCCTGCAGAACCCTGCCGGCGGGCGCTATGGCGACGACGATGGCGGTCTGGAACCTCGCCGTGGTCGTGCCGCAGGTCCTCGCGCCGCTTCTCGCGACCGCCCTGCTGGTACGCACGGGGGAGTTGGCGGGCCCGAACGGGCCGCGGATCGCCTTTGGGCTCGCCGCGGTGGAAATTGCATGCGGCGTAGCTTGGATTTGGCGTTTACCGCCCAGCCGAGCGGGGCATAACCGATATGACTCGGCAAGCGTTCGGAACTGTTCCTCGGTCTCGGACGTTTAG
- a CDS encoding copper amine oxidase N-terminal domain-containing protein yields MKRLSTGVLAALLAAGLGLGAVAAPLVSQAQGNSGNTVVAQASTGTTPAANFGTPPSGQIPILYNDHHVYSKPDVLKQGRVLAALVKGGTVLIPLRSMFEQMGASVSYDAASKTVTVTKPGAEVKVTVGKPEVMINGESRPLDVPPMLYNGSVLVPLRVISEGMGAYVEWVPDKQLVVVRYLPPTPPPAPAPTEEPTAAPTAPPTPTPAPVATPYLDKFIAGDYIISPKVYNEFSPGNTGKSSYAVRGGFEFNAFDLPWMLEGTYTQFGYPHNQGVATPAGYAPSVNDQCAALGVPAGDQGCVTNIGGVGQTFVPAFTARDQDFDGRFGLKVANPRIYIGVGYLWRTNNYGYPKENGFGFGIEKLPDLNQALSFYGSAWYYPNLKGNYTTVTGTQYSLAYRLLKYQVGAAYVLGNSPVFLDLGWIGENGMNKENAPSGFTANGPYLGLGIKF; encoded by the coding sequence GTGAAACGACTGAGCACCGGAGTCCTCGCCGCGCTGTTAGCAGCCGGTCTTGGGCTTGGCGCGGTCGCCGCTCCGCTGGTCTCGCAAGCACAGGGAAACTCTGGAAACACTGTGGTTGCGCAAGCTAGCACGGGCACGACCCCGGCGGCAAACTTCGGAACTCCGCCGTCCGGCCAAATTCCGATTCTATATAACGATCATCACGTGTACAGCAAGCCCGATGTCCTCAAGCAGGGCCGCGTTCTCGCTGCGCTCGTGAAGGGCGGCACCGTGCTGATCCCATTGCGCTCGATGTTCGAGCAGATGGGCGCGTCGGTTTCGTACGACGCCGCAAGCAAGACCGTGACGGTTACTAAACCCGGCGCCGAGGTCAAAGTGACCGTCGGCAAACCGGAAGTGATGATCAACGGCGAATCGCGTCCCCTGGACGTCCCGCCGATGCTCTACAATGGCAGCGTCCTCGTGCCGCTCCGCGTTATTTCGGAGGGCATGGGAGCCTATGTCGAATGGGTCCCCGACAAGCAGCTTGTCGTGGTCCGCTATCTTCCCCCGACCCCACCGCCCGCACCGGCGCCGACGGAAGAGCCGACCGCGGCTCCTACCGCTCCCCCGACTCCGACCCCCGCACCGGTAGCGACCCCGTACCTCGATAAGTTCATCGCCGGCGATTACATCATTTCGCCGAAGGTGTACAACGAGTTTAGCCCGGGCAACACCGGCAAGAGCTCGTACGCGGTCCGTGGCGGCTTCGAGTTCAACGCCTTCGACCTGCCGTGGATGCTGGAAGGCACCTACACGCAGTTCGGCTACCCGCATAACCAGGGCGTTGCGACGCCTGCCGGTTACGCTCCGTCCGTCAACGACCAGTGCGCGGCACTTGGCGTCCCGGCCGGCGACCAGGGTTGCGTTACGAACATCGGCGGCGTAGGCCAGACCTTCGTCCCGGCGTTCACGGCGCGCGATCAAGACTTTGACGGCCGCTTCGGCCTCAAAGTGGCGAACCCGCGCATCTACATCGGCGTTGGCTATCTCTGGCGCACCAACAACTACGGCTATCCGAAAGAGAACGGCTTCGGCTTCGGGATCGAAAAGCTCCCGGACCTCAATCAGGCGCTCTCGTTCTACGGTAGTGCGTGGTACTACCCGAACCTCAAGGGTAACTACACGACGGTTACTGGCACCCAGTATTCCCTCGCGTATCGACTCTTGAAGTACCAGGTCGGTGCGGCCTACGTCCTCGGCAACAGCCCGGTCTTCCTCGACCTCGGCTGGATCGGCGAGAACGGCATGAACAAGGAAAACGCTCCTTCGGGCTTCACTGCAAACGGTCCGTATCTGGGCCTCGGCATCAAGTTCTAA
- a CDS encoding patatin-like phospholipase family protein, translating into MSLTAAGSLVAASPRRSPAISGTEVPEAAGFHRVDRALVLSGGGARGSYQAGLIAAMVADRSLADGRPLSPYGLVCGTSIGALNGYFVATGQYRLLRHLWYSIARQRVIRLKREFATIPEEQAGVGTRIWQAMRLALGLNSRVKGVLDGAYLRGWLGQYIDPARPVLTPFVWTVTNLTTQQPEFFALLPEAPDAATKAAAVRALTATVGSDTVLRLATPDLLVDALQASAAIPIAFDPVTLPGVDGSPAQYVDGGVTANTPVGVARAGAKAIDVVFLDPPVEAYSYGSAIEIASGAFGAMQKRILEADLRAAYFETFGKRAILGMNGQNPNNRASNGHADSENLGQFVQSLYDVDIRTLRPQKELPVDVIGFDDERSLMDTYRIGYADARRGFTPYATGF; encoded by the coding sequence ATGAGTCTGACCGCGGCGGGAAGCCTCGTGGCCGCAAGCCCGCGACGCTCGCCCGCAATATCCGGAACCGAGGTTCCGGAGGCTGCCGGGTTTCATCGCGTCGATCGCGCCCTGGTCCTCTCGGGAGGCGGCGCACGGGGATCGTATCAGGCCGGATTGATCGCCGCAATGGTGGCCGACCGCTCCCTTGCCGACGGCCGGCCGCTGAGCCCCTACGGCCTGGTTTGCGGCACCTCGATCGGCGCGCTCAACGGCTACTTCGTAGCAACCGGACAGTATCGGCTGCTCCGCCATCTTTGGTATTCGATCGCTCGACAACGCGTGATTCGCCTCAAGCGAGAGTTCGCGACCATCCCGGAGGAACAAGCCGGCGTCGGCACGCGTATCTGGCAGGCCATGCGTTTGGCGCTCGGCCTCAATTCTCGCGTGAAAGGCGTTCTCGACGGCGCTTACTTGCGCGGTTGGCTGGGGCAATATATCGACCCCGCGCGCCCGGTCCTCACGCCTTTCGTATGGACGGTCACGAACCTCACGACGCAGCAGCCGGAGTTCTTTGCGTTGCTTCCGGAGGCTCCCGACGCCGCGACCAAGGCGGCGGCCGTTCGCGCCCTGACGGCCACCGTTGGATCCGACACCGTGCTGCGCTTAGCAACGCCGGATCTGCTCGTCGACGCCTTGCAGGCCTCCGCCGCGATACCCATCGCCTTCGATCCGGTGACGCTGCCGGGTGTCGACGGGAGTCCTGCGCAGTACGTCGACGGGGGCGTGACGGCGAACACGCCGGTGGGCGTCGCGCGCGCCGGAGCGAAGGCCATCGACGTCGTCTTCTTAGATCCACCCGTCGAGGCGTATTCGTACGGTAGCGCCATCGAGATCGCCAGCGGCGCATTCGGAGCAATGCAGAAACGCATTCTCGAAGCCGATCTACGCGCGGCGTATTTTGAAACGTTCGGCAAGCGCGCGATTTTGGGCATGAACGGGCAAAATCCGAACAATCGGGCTTCGAACGGACACGCCGATAGCGAGAATCTCGGGCAGTTCGTGCAATCGCTCTACGACGTCGACATTCGCACCCTGCGTCCACAGAAGGAATTGCCGGTCGACGTGATCGGCTTCGACGACGAGCGCTCGTTGATGGACACGTATCGGATCGGGTACGCAGACGCGCGACGCGGATTTACGCCATATGCGACCGGCTTCTGA
- the rpsK gene encoding 30S ribosomal protein S11, translated as MAAKKQTKTRRKREIKNVQSGVTHVHASFNNTIVTIADTHGNVVSWASAGNLGFKGSKKSTPFAAQMAAEAAARKAMDHGMKSTEVLVKGPGAGREAAIRSLQAAGLEITLIKDVTPIPHNGCRPPKRRRV; from the coding sequence TTGGCTGCCAAAAAGCAAACTAAAACGCGTCGTAAGCGTGAGATTAAGAACGTCCAATCGGGCGTTACCCACGTACACGCGTCGTTCAATAACACGATCGTCACGATCGCCGACACGCACGGCAACGTCGTTTCGTGGGCCTCAGCCGGTAACCTCGGCTTCAAGGGCTCTAAGAAATCGACGCCGTTCGCCGCTCAGATGGCCGCCGAAGCCGCCGCTCGCAAAGCGATGGATCACGGCATGAAGAGCACCGAAGTGCTCGTAAAAGGCCCGGGCGCGGGGCGTGAGGCTGCGATCCGTTCGCTTCAAGCCGCCGGTCTCGAAATCACCCTCATCAAAGATGTCACGCCGATTCCACACAATGGTTGCCGCCCGCCCAAGCGTCGGCGCGTGTAA
- the rpsD gene encoding 30S ribosomal protein S4, producing MSRYTGPVCRLCRRETAASKTGEKIKLFLKGDRCLSRKCAVERRGTAPGQKTQGKQRQKISEYGRQLREKQKMRRYYGVHETQFENYFREAARVPGQTGRTFLQMLERRLDNVVYRLNLAASRSQARQLVTHRHFRVNGKLVNVPSFIVKPGDVLSIGERSLKSPVFAANLEVAGSRRPPEWLEWNDTEKTGKVVQLPSREQIDTPVDEQLIVEFYSR from the coding sequence ATGTCGCGCTATACTGGACCCGTTTGCCGTCTCTGCCGCCGCGAAACCGCCGCGAGCAAGACCGGTGAAAAAATCAAACTCTTCCTCAAAGGTGACCGCTGCCTATCGAGAAAGTGCGCCGTCGAGCGCCGCGGTACGGCTCCGGGCCAAAAGACGCAAGGCAAGCAGCGTCAGAAAATCTCCGAGTACGGCCGTCAGCTTCGCGAGAAGCAGAAGATGCGTCGTTATTACGGCGTGCACGAAACGCAATTCGAAAACTATTTCCGCGAGGCGGCCCGCGTTCCCGGACAGACCGGGCGCACGTTCTTGCAAATGCTCGAGCGTCGTCTCGATAACGTCGTGTACCGGCTCAATCTTGCGGCGAGCCGTTCGCAGGCCCGCCAGCTGGTTACGCACCGTCACTTCCGCGTCAACGGCAAATTGGTGAACGTCCCGTCGTTCATCGTCAAGCCGGGCGACGTACTTTCGATCGGCGAGCGTAGCCTGAAGTCTCCGGTGTTTGCAGCCAACCTCGAAGTCGCCGGCAGCCGCCGGCCGCCCGAGTGGCTCGAATGGAACGACACCGAGAAAACCGGTAAGGTCGTTCAGCTTCCGTCGCGCGAGCAAATCGACACGCCGGTTGACGAACAACTCATCGTCGAGTTCTATTCACGCTAA